In Enterobacter sp. 638, a single window of DNA contains:
- a CDS encoding YceK/YidQ family lipoprotein, which translates to MRIVIVVIMSLLLSGCGSIISRTIPGQGHGNQYYPGVKWDVRDSAWRYLTVLDLPFSLVFDTLLLPIDAQHGPYE; encoded by the coding sequence ATGAGAATAGTCATTGTGGTCATAATGTCGCTGCTGCTCAGCGGGTGCGGCAGTATTATCAGTCGAACGATCCCCGGTCAGGGGCATGGAAATCAATACTATCCCGGCGTGAAATGGGATGTCCGCGATTCCGCATGGCGTTATTTGACGGTTCTCGATTTACCCTTTTCGCTGGTTTTTGACACGCTATTACTGCCCATCGATGCACAGCACGGACCTTATGAGTAA
- a CDS encoding MysB family protein, whose product MTMYATLEEAIDAAREEFLANNPGIEAEDADVQQLNIQKYVLQDGDIMWQVEFFADEGSDGECLPVLSGEAAQAVFDNDFDEIELRQEWLEENTLHEWDEGEFQLEPPLDTEEGQTAADEWDER is encoded by the coding sequence ATGACTATGTACGCCACGCTGGAAGAAGCTATTGATGCCGCTCGCGAAGAGTTTCTCGCGAACAACCCTGGTATTGAGGCTGAAGATGCCGATGTGCAACAACTCAACATTCAGAAGTATGTGCTTCAGGATGGGGACATCATGTGGCAGGTAGAGTTTTTCGCTGATGAGGGAAGCGACGGCGAATGTTTGCCGGTGCTGAGTGGTGAAGCGGCACAGGCCGTTTTTGACAATGATTTTGATGAGATCGAACTGCGTCAGGAATGGCTTGAAGAAAACACCCTTCACGAGTGGGATGAGGGCGAATTTCAGCTTGAACCACCGCTGGACACTGAAGAGGGACAAACCGCAGCGGATGAGTGGGACGAGCGGTGA
- a CDS encoding Kdo(2)-lipid IV(A) acyltransferase: protein MTHLPKFSAALLHPRYWLTWFGVGLLWLLIQLPYPLLYRLGCGLGHLAHRFMKRRVRITHRNLELCFPEMSEPERQVLLKKNFESVGMGLIETGMAWFWSDKRMARWFDVAGTGMEPVHQLQAQKTGVLLIGIHFLTLEIGARMFGMQAPGIGVYRPNDNPVIDLLQTWGRMRSNKQMIDRKDLKGMIRALKNGEVLWYAPDHDYGRRSSVFVPFFAVDQAATTTGTWMLAKMSKAAVVPFVPRRKPDGKGYELIMLEPEYSPPIHDAETTARWMNGVIEKCIMLAPEQYMWLHRRFKTRPEGMPSRY, encoded by the coding sequence ATGACCCATTTACCCAAATTTTCTGCTGCACTGCTGCATCCTCGATACTGGTTAACCTGGTTCGGCGTCGGTCTTCTCTGGTTACTGATTCAGCTGCCCTACCCGCTGCTCTACCGTTTAGGATGCGGCCTGGGGCATCTCGCCCACCGTTTTATGAAGCGGCGCGTTAGAATCACGCATCGCAATCTGGAGCTGTGTTTTCCTGAAATGAGCGAGCCCGAGCGCCAGGTGCTTCTCAAAAAGAATTTCGAATCCGTCGGCATGGGCCTGATCGAAACAGGGATGGCCTGGTTTTGGTCGGATAAACGCATGGCGCGCTGGTTCGACGTCGCGGGCACAGGCATGGAGCCGGTGCATCAACTCCAGGCGCAAAAAACGGGCGTGTTGCTGATTGGCATTCACTTTCTGACGCTTGAAATCGGCGCGCGCATGTTTGGAATGCAGGCGCCGGGTATCGGCGTTTATCGCCCCAATGACAATCCAGTGATAGATCTGCTGCAAACATGGGGGCGTATGCGCTCCAATAAGCAAATGATCGACCGTAAAGATCTCAAGGGCATGATCAGAGCACTCAAAAATGGCGAAGTGCTCTGGTACGCGCCGGATCACGACTACGGCCGCCGCTCCAGCGTTTTTGTTCCGTTTTTCGCAGTCGATCAGGCTGCGACCACAACGGGAACATGGATGCTGGCGAAGATGTCGAAAGCCGCGGTGGTTCCCTTCGTCCCACGGCGTAAACCTGACGGAAAAGGCTATGAACTGATCATGCTTGAGCCAGAATATTCGCCGCCGATCCACGATGCGGAAACAACCGCCAGGTGGATGAATGGCGTGATAGAGAAATGCATTATGCTCGCTCCGGAGCAATACATGTGGCTGCATCGCCGCTTCAAAACCCGCCCTGAAGGGATGCCTTCTCGCTACTGA
- a CDS encoding rhodanese-related sulfurtransferase has product MPVLHNRISNETLKERMLAETEPRITISFYKYFSIAEPQETRDALYKAFESLNVFGRVYLAHEGINAQISVPESKVSAFRDFLYSFDPALNNVRLNIALDDDGKSFWVLRMKVRERIVADGIDDPTFNASDVGEYLKAAEVNAMLDDPDAVFIDMRNHYEYEVGHFENALEIPADTFREQLPKAVEMMQEHKDKKIIMYCTGGIRCEKASAWMKHSGFNKVWHIEGGIIEYARRAREQGLPVRFIGKNFVFDERMGERISEDIIAHCHQCGTPCDTHTNCKNDGCHLLFIQCPTCAEKFRGCCSELCSEESVLPEEEQRRRRAGRENGNKIFNKSRGRLNTKLGIPDPE; this is encoded by the coding sequence ATGCCAGTGTTACACAACCGCATTTCGAATGAGACGTTAAAAGAACGCATGCTGGCCGAAACTGAGCCGCGTATAACGATCTCGTTCTATAAGTATTTTTCCATCGCTGAACCTCAGGAAACCCGTGACGCGCTCTACAAAGCCTTTGAGTCGCTGAATGTGTTTGGGCGTGTTTATCTCGCTCATGAGGGCATCAACGCGCAGATCAGCGTGCCAGAAAGCAAAGTCAGTGCTTTCCGCGATTTTCTCTACAGTTTCGATCCGGCACTAAACAACGTGCGTCTCAACATCGCGCTCGATGATGACGGTAAATCGTTCTGGGTACTGCGAATGAAAGTACGTGAGCGTATCGTGGCGGACGGCATTGACGATCCAACGTTCAATGCCAGCGATGTGGGCGAGTACCTCAAAGCGGCAGAAGTGAACGCCATGCTGGACGATCCTGACGCCGTGTTTATCGATATGCGAAATCACTACGAATACGAAGTGGGCCATTTCGAGAACGCGCTGGAAATCCCGGCTGATACGTTCCGTGAACAGTTGCCGAAAGCCGTCGAGATGATGCAGGAACATAAAGATAAAAAAATCATTATGTACTGCACCGGTGGGATCCGCTGTGAAAAAGCCAGTGCCTGGATGAAGCACAGTGGGTTCAATAAAGTGTGGCATATCGAAGGCGGGATCATCGAGTATGCGCGTCGTGCGCGCGAGCAAGGTCTACCGGTACGTTTTATTGGTAAGAACTTTGTCTTTGATGAGCGTATGGGTGAGCGTATTTCTGAGGATATTATCGCGCATTGCCATCAGTGCGGAACGCCGTGTGATACTCATACCAACTGCAAAAACGACGGCTGTCACCTGCTGTTTATTCAGTGCCCGACGTGTGCAGAAAAGTTCAGGGGTTGTTGCAGTGAGCTGTGCAGCGAGGAAAGCGTGTTGCCTGAAGAGGAACAACGCCGTCGTCGTGCTGGTCGCGAAAACGGGAATAAGATCTTCAATAAATCGCGCGGACGGCTGAATACCAAACTCGGTATTCCTGACCCGGAATAA
- a CDS encoding YceI family protein yields the protein MKKRLLGIALGSLLFTTGSAVAADYKIDKEGQHAFVNFRIQHLGYSWLYGTFKDFDGSFTFDEKNPAADKVNVTINTNSLDTNHAERDKHLRSAEFLNVAKFPQATFASTEVKKDGEDLDITGNLTLNGVTKPVTLEAKLIGQGDDPWGGKRAGFEASGKIRLKDFNITTDLGPASQEVDLIISVEGVQQKS from the coding sequence ATGAAAAAACGCCTGCTGGGTATCGCATTGGGTTCACTGTTATTCACCACCGGTTCTGCCGTTGCTGCCGATTACAAAATTGATAAAGAGGGCCAGCATGCCTTCGTCAATTTCCGTATTCAGCACCTCGGATACAGCTGGTTGTATGGCACCTTTAAAGATTTTGATGGTTCGTTTACCTTTGACGAAAAAAATCCCGCCGCCGATAAAGTGAATGTCACGATTAATACCAATAGCCTGGACACCAACCATGCTGAGCGCGACAAACATCTGCGCAGCGCTGAATTCCTGAACGTGGCGAAATTCCCGCAGGCGACATTCGCCTCAACGGAAGTCAAAAAAGACGGTGAAGACCTGGATATCACCGGCAACCTGACGCTCAATGGCGTCACCAAACCTGTGACTCTGGAAGCTAAGTTAATCGGCCAGGGTGATGACCCATGGGGCGGTAAACGTGCGGGCTTTGAAGCATCGGGCAAAATTCGTCTGAAGGACTTCAATATCACGACCGATTTAGGTCCGGCATCGCAAGAAGTGGATTTGATTATTTCTGTGGAAGGCGTGCAGCAAAAGTCATAA
- a CDS encoding cytochrome b — protein MQLRNSSARYGLISMLLHWGIALAVYAMFGLGLWMVTLSYYDGWYHQAPELHKSIGIVLMMGLVIRVIWRHISRPPSAPKSHSTLTRVTAAGAHIALYSILFAIFISGYLISTADGKPISVFGLFDVPATLSDAGSQADLAGQIHLWLAWSVVILSALHGLAALKHHFIDKDDTLKRMLGRSSVDSGA, from the coding sequence ATGCAACTGCGTAATTCTTCTGCACGCTACGGATTAATTTCCATGCTGCTGCACTGGGGCATTGCACTCGCGGTTTACGCGATGTTTGGTCTTGGCCTGTGGATGGTGACGCTGAGTTATTACGACGGCTGGTATCATCAGGCACCCGAGCTGCATAAAAGCATCGGTATTGTGCTGATGATGGGGCTCGTGATTCGCGTTATCTGGCGACATATTTCGCGTCCTCCTTCCGCCCCCAAAAGCCATAGCACGCTGACTCGGGTGACTGCGGCGGGAGCGCATATAGCGCTGTATTCGATCCTGTTTGCCATTTTCATCAGCGGATACCTGATTTCTACCGCGGACGGCAAACCCATCAGCGTATTTGGTCTTTTCGACGTCCCGGCCACGCTGAGCGATGCCGGTTCACAGGCCGATCTGGCCGGTCAGATACATTTGTGGCTTGCCTGGAGTGTCGTTATTTTATCCGCCCTTCACGGCCTTGCGGCCCTCAAACACCATTTCATCGATAAAGACGATACGCTCAAGCGCATGCTTGGCCGCTCGTCTGTAGACTCTGGAGCATAA
- a CDS encoding DUF2770 family protein — MRRIFDYLINNIREHFMLYILLWSLLALIDIIYIVFF; from the coding sequence ATGCGCAGGATCTTTGATTATCTGATCAACAATATTAGAGAGCATTTTATGCTCTATATATTGCTCTGGTCTCTGCTGGCCCTCATCGACATTATCTATATTGTATTTTTTTGA
- the solA gene encoding N-methyl-L-tryptophan oxidase produces the protein MKYDLIILGSGSVGSAAGYYATQAGLNVLMIDAHMPPHKEGSHHGDTRLIRHAYGEGERYVPLVLRAQTLWDELSALNEEPIFERTGVVNLGPAHSEFLANVEQSARQFNLNVERLDANAIMKRWPEIAVPEDYIGLFEAESGVLHCETAIKTWISLAEQAGCAQLFNCPVTAVHHHDDGVTVDTPEGQYSASRLLVSAGTWVTKLIPDLPVQPVRKVFSWFQADGRFSTQNKFPAFTGELPNGDQFYGFPSEKDALKIGKHNGGQIIHSPDERKPFGDYPSDGSEAFNFLRHILPGIGGLLYGAACTYDNTPDEDFIIDTLPGHDNTLLITGLSGHGFKFASVLGEIAAQFAQGITPPFDLTPFSLSRFRG, from the coding sequence ATGAAATACGACTTGATTATTTTAGGCAGCGGCTCCGTGGGTTCTGCGGCGGGATATTACGCCACACAAGCAGGCCTTAACGTGTTGATGATCGATGCCCATATGCCTCCGCATAAAGAAGGCAGCCATCATGGTGATACCCGTCTCATTCGCCACGCCTATGGCGAAGGGGAACGCTATGTTCCGCTGGTGCTGCGTGCTCAAACGCTCTGGGATGAGTTGTCAGCCCTCAATGAAGAGCCTATTTTTGAGCGTACCGGTGTCGTTAATCTTGGACCTGCCCATTCCGAATTTTTGGCCAACGTTGAACAGAGCGCGCGACAGTTTAATCTGAATGTTGAACGTCTCGACGCGAATGCCATCATGAAACGCTGGCCAGAGATCGCGGTTCCTGAGGATTATATCGGCCTGTTTGAGGCAGAGTCAGGCGTGCTGCATTGCGAAACCGCCATCAAAACCTGGATTTCTCTTGCTGAACAAGCGGGCTGCGCGCAACTGTTCAACTGCCCGGTGACTGCTGTTCATCACCATGATGACGGCGTGACGGTGGATACGCCGGAAGGTCAATATTCGGCTTCTCGCCTGCTGGTAAGCGCGGGAACGTGGGTGACAAAGCTAATTCCCGATCTGCCTGTCCAGCCGGTGCGCAAGGTCTTTTCCTGGTTCCAGGCCGATGGCCGTTTCAGTACGCAGAATAAATTCCCTGCATTCACCGGTGAGCTGCCGAACGGCGATCAGTTCTACGGGTTCCCATCGGAAAAAGATGCGCTCAAAATTGGTAAACATAACGGCGGGCAGATCATTCACTCACCGGATGAGCGCAAACCCTTTGGCGACTATCCGAGCGATGGTTCTGAAGCCTTTAATTTCTTACGCCATATCCTGCCGGGAATTGGCGGACTACTGTATGGCGCGGCCTGTACTTACGATAACACCCCCGATGAAGATTTTATCATCGACACGTTACCGGGCCACGACAACACTCTCCTCATTACAGGCTTGAGCGGACACGGCTTTAAATTCGCTTCCGTGCTGGGCGAGATTGCAGCCCAATTTGCCCAAGGTATTACTCCGCCGTTTGATCTCACGCCGTTCTCGCTTTCACGTTTTCGCGGATAA
- the bssS gene encoding biofilm formation regulator BssS — MEKNNEVIQTHPLVGWDISTVDSYDALMLRLHYQTPNQPDRDDAEIGQTLWLTTDVARQFISILEAGIAKIESGDYQENEYRRH; from the coding sequence ATGGAAAAGAATAATGAAGTCATTCAGACCCATCCACTTGTTGGTTGGGACATCAGCACTGTAGATAGCTATGATGCGCTGATGCTGCGTTTGCACTACCAGACCCCGAATCAACCAGACCGCGACGACGCGGAAATTGGACAGACGCTGTGGCTCACCACGGACGTTGCACGTCAATTTATTTCTATTTTAGAAGCAGGCATTGCAAAAATAGAATCTGGCGATTACCAGGAAAATGAGTATCGTCGGCATTAA
- the dinI gene encoding DNA damage-inducible protein I, whose protein sequence is MRIEVTIAKTTVLPAGALDALAGELSRRINDNFPDQSGAVTVRYATANNLSVMGAAKDDKERITEILQETWESADDWFITD, encoded by the coding sequence ATGCGTATTGAAGTTACCATCGCCAAAACAACCGTTTTGCCTGCTGGCGCGCTCGATGCGTTGGCGGGTGAATTATCCCGTCGTATCAATGACAATTTCCCCGACCAGAGCGGAGCCGTAACCGTGCGCTACGCCACAGCCAATAATCTCTCCGTCATGGGTGCGGCAAAAGACGATAAAGAACGCATTACCGAGATTCTCCAGGAAACCTGGGAAAGCGCCGACGACTGGTTTATCACAGATTAA
- the pyrC gene encoding dihydroorotase has translation MTAQPQVLKIRRPDDWHIHLRDGDMLKTVVPYTSELYGRAIVMPNLAPPVTTVDAAIAYRQRILDAVPTDHDFTPLMTCYLTDSLDPNEVECGFNEGVFTAAKLYPANATTNSSHGVTSIDAIMPVLERMEKLGMPLLVHGEVTHAEIDIFDREARFIETVMEPLRQRLQGLKVVFEHITTKDAAEYVRDGNELLAATITPQHLMFNRNHMLVGGVRPHLYCLPILKRNIHQQALRELVASGFTRAFLGTDSAPHARHRKEASCGCAGCFNAPTALASYATVFDEMGALEHFEAFASINGPRFYGLPLNETFIELERKESQVEESIALTDDTLIPFLAGEIVHWTVKR, from the coding sequence ATGACTGCACAACCCCAGGTTCTGAAAATCCGCCGCCCTGACGACTGGCATATCCATCTGCGCGATGGCGATATGCTTAAAACCGTCGTGCCTTATACCAGCGAACTCTATGGCCGCGCGATTGTCATGCCTAACCTGGCTCCCCCAGTCACGACCGTCGATGCAGCTATTGCCTATCGCCAGCGCATCCTCGATGCGGTTCCGACGGACCACGATTTTACCCCGCTGATGACCTGCTACCTTACCGACTCGCTCGACCCGAATGAAGTCGAATGCGGATTCAACGAAGGTGTCTTCACAGCGGCTAAGCTGTATCCCGCCAATGCCACCACCAACTCCAGCCATGGTGTCACCAGTATTGATGCCATCATGCCGGTGCTGGAACGCATGGAAAAACTGGGGATGCCGCTGCTGGTTCACGGCGAAGTGACGCACGCTGAAATTGATATTTTCGATCGCGAAGCGCGTTTCATCGAAACCGTCATGGAACCGCTTCGTCAACGCCTTCAAGGCCTGAAAGTGGTGTTTGAGCACATCACCACCAAAGATGCCGCGGAATACGTGCGCGACGGTAATGAGTTACTCGCCGCGACGATCACCCCGCAGCACTTGATGTTTAACCGCAACCACATGCTGGTCGGCGGTGTGCGTCCGCATCTGTATTGTCTGCCGATCCTCAAGCGTAACATCCATCAACAGGCCTTGCGTGAGCTGGTCGCCAGTGGGTTCACCCGCGCGTTCCTGGGGACGGACTCGGCTCCGCATGCGCGTCATCGTAAAGAGGCTAGCTGTGGCTGTGCAGGCTGTTTCAACGCCCCTACCGCACTGGCGAGCTATGCCACGGTCTTTGACGAGATGGGCGCGCTTGAACATTTCGAAGCTTTCGCCTCCATCAATGGCCCACGCTTCTACGGCCTGCCGCTCAACGAAACCTTTATCGAACTGGAACGCAAAGAGAGCCAGGTCGAGGAATCTATCGCGCTAACAGATGACACACTGATCCCGTTCCTGGCGGGTGAAATCGTTCACTGGACGGTTAAGCGCTAA